One part of the Acetoanaerobium sticklandii genome encodes these proteins:
- the hutH gene encoding histidine ammonia-lyase, giving the protein MQNIILTGNTLTLEDLVEVARHGATVELSEEARQNVITSRAIVEDIVAKDKVVYGITTGFGEFSKVKISQEDCAQLQENLIRSHACGYGPYFTTDIVRAIMLTRANALSKGYSGVRPQTLETLIAMLNKGVHPLVPEKGSLGASGDLAPLSHMVLPMLGLGEAEYQGVHMSGKEAMDKAGIPIIKLDAKEGLALINGTQVLTSTGALAVYDAIGLIKLSDITAALSVEALRGITDAYDPRIHVIRNQRGQMVTAKNMLKLLEGSTYATRQGELRVQDAYSLRCVPQVHGASKDTILYVKEKVELELNAVTDNPIVTREGDIISGGNFHGEPMAVVFDFLGIGAAEIGGISERRLERLINPQLNDLPAFLTKDGGLSSGFMITQYAAAALVSENKILAHPASVDSIPSSANQEDIVSMGTIAARTARDIIDNVKRVLTTELMAACQAIDFRANDGFVLGKGTQPAYDVIRRDVKFMERDNDIEMYKELDKITALIDSREILTAVEKAVELEY; this is encoded by the coding sequence ATGCAAAACATCATTTTAACAGGAAATACTCTTACACTTGAGGACTTAGTAGAAGTAGCAAGACATGGGGCTACAGTTGAGCTAAGCGAAGAAGCTAGACAAAATGTAATTACATCTAGAGCTATAGTTGAAGATATAGTTGCAAAAGATAAGGTAGTATACGGAATAACTACAGGATTTGGTGAGTTTTCTAAGGTTAAGATTTCTCAGGAAGACTGTGCTCAGCTACAGGAAAACCTTATCAGATCTCATGCTTGCGGATATGGGCCATATTTTACTACTGATATAGTAAGAGCTATCATGCTTACTAGAGCAAATGCACTTTCTAAAGGATATTCAGGAGTAAGACCTCAGACACTTGAGACTCTTATTGCTATGCTAAACAAAGGCGTTCATCCTCTAGTTCCAGAAAAAGGTTCATTAGGAGCATCTGGAGACTTAGCTCCATTATCACATATGGTTCTTCCTATGCTTGGACTAGGAGAAGCAGAATATCAAGGCGTACATATGAGCGGAAAAGAAGCTATGGATAAAGCTGGCATTCCTATAATTAAATTAGATGCAAAAGAAGGTCTTGCACTTATAAACGGAACTCAGGTGCTTACATCTACAGGAGCTCTTGCAGTTTATGATGCAATAGGCTTAATCAAGCTTAGCGATATTACAGCAGCTCTTAGCGTAGAGGCACTTAGAGGTATTACTGATGCTTATGATCCACGTATTCACGTGATTCGTAACCAAAGAGGACAGATGGTTACTGCTAAAAATATGCTTAAGCTACTTGAAGGAAGTACTTATGCAACAAGACAAGGCGAGTTAAGAGTACAAGATGCTTACTCATTAAGATGTGTGCCTCAAGTTCACGGTGCTTCAAAAGACACTATATTATATGTAAAAGAAAAAGTTGAGCTAGAGCTAAATGCAGTAACAGATAATCCAATAGTTACAAGAGAAGGCGATATCATCTCTGGAGGAAACTTCCACGGCGAACCTATGGCAGTAGTATTTGACTTTTTAGGAATAGGAGCAGCTGAAATAGGAGGTATTTCTGAGAGAAGACTAGAAAGACTTATCAATCCTCAATTAAATGACCTTCCAGCTTTCTTAACAAAAGACGGAGGCCTAAGCTCAGGATTTATGATTACTCAGTATGCAGCAGCGGCTTTAGTATCAGAAAATAAAATACTTGCTCACCCTGCATCAGTAGATTCTATACCTTCATCTGCAAACCAAGAAGATATAGTAAGTATGGGAACAATAGCTGCTCGTACAGCTAGAGATATAATAGATAATGTTAAAAGAGTTCTTACTACTGAGCTTATGGCAGCTTGCCAGGCTATAGATTTTAGAGCAAATGATGGATTTGTTCTAGGAAAAGGAACTCAGCCAGCTTACGATGTAATCAGAAGAGATGTAAAGTTTATGGAAAGAGATAATGACATAGAAATGTACAAAGAGCTTGATAAAATAACTGCTCTTATAGATTCTCGTGAAATCCTGACTGCAGTTGAAAAAGCTGTTGAGTTAGAGTACTAA
- a CDS encoding CPBP family intramembrane glutamic endopeptidase encodes MKKIFSAGMFVLIYLAVYYVFQYTYIIVATTYYYVSDTKLQNLEVMDWLNNKLPSAIVFAAAISFLVYAWIVKASKKKDIFDYCKFNPISLPKTTALILAGLSLVSLNALVVVGISMLLPEAYEAHVENMMGLTSSGGLWMIFSVGLAAPFIEEVMFRGLITNELDRVMSYKWVLFIQALLFGLYHMNVAQGIYTFILAIFMGLTLHWTNSIWAPMIIHIANNLSSALMSEYIDASSDIVNIGFGIWIGLSLLFILPFTLKYLYKTRNEWTSEEY; translated from the coding sequence ATGAAAAAAATTTTTTCAGCAGGGATGTTTGTACTTATCTACCTTGCTGTATACTATGTGTTTCAGTACACATATATTATAGTAGCAACAACATATTACTATGTTTCAGATACTAAGCTACAAAACCTAGAAGTCATGGACTGGTTAAATAACAAGCTTCCATCGGCGATAGTTTTTGCAGCTGCGATATCCTTTTTAGTATATGCATGGATAGTAAAGGCTTCTAAGAAAAAGGATATATTCGATTACTGCAAATTCAATCCTATATCACTACCAAAAACTACAGCGCTTATTCTTGCAGGGCTTTCGCTAGTGTCTCTAAATGCTCTTGTAGTAGTAGGTATAAGCATGTTACTTCCAGAAGCATACGAAGCTCACGTAGAAAACATGATGGGGCTTACCTCTTCTGGTGGATTATGGATGATATTTAGTGTAGGACTAGCTGCTCCATTTATAGAGGAAGTCATGTTTAGAGGACTTATAACAAATGAGCTAGATAGAGTCATGTCCTATAAATGGGTGCTTTTTATTCAGGCACTGCTGTTTGGACTTTATCATATGAATGTAGCTCAAGGCATCTATACCTTTATACTAGCTATATTTATGGGACTTACACTTCACTGGACAAACTCTATCTGGGCGCCTATGATTATTCATATAGCAAACAATCTTTCGAGTGCCCTTATGTCAGAATATATAGATGCAAGCTCTGATATTGTAAACATTGGATTTGGAATATGGATAGGCTTATCGCTTTTATTTATTCTTCCATTTACTTTAAAATATCTATATAAAACTAGAAATGAGTGGACATCTGAGGAATACTAA
- a CDS encoding urocanate hydratase gives MMKNTEIAGAMTIKLDDFLPEMPKFEEGIRRAPDRGFRLTKEQTEVALKNALRYIPEKYHAQMIPEFLEELTTKGRIYGYRFRPEGRIYGKSINDYKGNCVEGKAFQVMIDNNLDFEIALYPYELVTYGETGSVCQNWMQYQLIKKYLEVMTQDQTLVIESGHPLGLFKSKPDAPRVIITNALMIGMFDNMKDWEIAEQMGVANYGQMTAGGWMYIGPQGIVHGTYNTLLNAGRLKLGLGKDANLEGKLFITSGLGGMSGAQGKACEIAKGVAIIAEVDESRIETRHSQGWVSKKSADLKEVFAWAKEAQESKTSISIAYHGNIVDVLKYAVDNNIHIDLLSDQTSCHNVYDGGYCPEGITFEERTRLLAQEPEKFRAMVESTLKHHYELIKTLTSRGVYFFDYGNAFMKSIYDAGVKEIAKNGIDEKDGFIWPSYVEDIMGPLLFDYGYGPFRWVCLTGDHEDLVKTDRAAMDCIDPNRRYQDLDNYNWIRDAEENKMVVGTQARILYQDAEGRVNIALKFNDMVRKGEVGPIMLGRDHHDVSGTDSPFRETSNIKDGSNVMADMAVQCYAGNAARGMSLIALHNGGGVGIGKSINGGFGLVLDGSHRVDEIIKSAMLWDVMGGVARRSWARNENSIETSAKFNENYAGSGHITLPYVADDSAVKSAVAKIFEGK, from the coding sequence ATGATGAAGAATACTGAAATTGCAGGAGCTATGACAATTAAACTAGATGACTTCTTACCTGAGATGCCAAAGTTTGAGGAAGGTATCAGAAGAGCTCCAGACAGAGGATTTAGACTGACAAAAGAGCAAACAGAGGTAGCACTTAAAAATGCACTTAGATATATACCTGAAAAATACCATGCTCAAATGATTCCTGAGTTTTTAGAAGAACTAACTACAAAAGGAAGAATCTATGGATATAGATTCAGACCAGAAGGTAGAATCTACGGAAAATCTATCAATGATTACAAAGGAAACTGCGTAGAGGGTAAAGCTTTCCAAGTTATGATAGACAACAACCTAGACTTTGAAATCGCGCTATATCCATATGAGTTAGTAACTTATGGAGAAACAGGAAGCGTATGCCAAAACTGGATGCAATATCAATTAATCAAAAAATACCTAGAAGTTATGACTCAAGATCAAACTCTAGTAATAGAATCAGGACATCCGCTTGGATTATTCAAATCAAAGCCTGATGCACCTAGAGTTATCATCACAAACGCCCTTATGATAGGTATGTTTGACAATATGAAAGACTGGGAAATAGCTGAGCAGATGGGTGTTGCAAACTATGGACAAATGACTGCTGGAGGCTGGATGTATATAGGACCTCAAGGTATAGTTCATGGAACTTACAACACACTTCTAAATGCAGGAAGATTAAAGCTAGGTCTAGGAAAAGATGCAAACCTAGAAGGAAAACTATTCATAACTTCAGGACTTGGAGGAATGAGTGGAGCTCAAGGTAAAGCATGCGAGATTGCAAAAGGTGTGGCAATAATAGCTGAGGTAGATGAGTCTCGTATAGAAACTAGACATTCTCAAGGCTGGGTAAGCAAGAAATCAGCAGATTTAAAAGAGGTATTTGCATGGGCTAAAGAAGCTCAAGAAAGCAAAACATCAATATCTATTGCTTATCATGGAAATATTGTAGATGTATTAAAATACGCTGTAGACAACAACATTCATATAGATTTACTATCTGACCAGACATCTTGCCATAACGTGTATGACGGCGGATACTGTCCAGAAGGCATTACATTTGAAGAGCGTACTAGACTATTAGCGCAGGAACCAGAAAAATTCAGAGCTATGGTAGAGTCTACACTTAAGCATCACTATGAGCTTATCAAGACGCTTACATCAAGAGGAGTATACTTCTTTGACTACGGAAATGCATTTATGAAATCAATCTATGATGCAGGAGTAAAAGAAATAGCTAAAAATGGTATAGACGAAAAAGACGGCTTTATCTGGCCATCATATGTAGAAGACATTATGGGACCACTGCTATTTGACTATGGCTACGGACCATTTAGATGGGTATGCCTTACAGGAGACCATGAAGATTTAGTAAAAACTGATAGAGCAGCTATGGACTGCATCGATCCAAATAGACGTTACCAAGACCTTGATAACTACAACTGGATAAGAGATGCTGAAGAAAACAAGATGGTAGTAGGTACTCAGGCTAGAATTCTTTATCAAGATGCAGAAGGTCGTGTAAATATAGCTCTTAAATTTAACGATATGGTTAGAAAAGGCGAAGTAGGACCGATAATGCTAGGTAGAGACCACCACGATGTATCAGGTACAGACTCTCCATTTAGAGAAACTTCAAACATCAAAGACGGAAGTAACGTGATGGCTGATATGGCTGTACAGTGCTATGCAGGAAACGCAGCTAGAGGAATGAGCCTTATCGCTCTTCACAACGGAGGCGGAGTTGGTATTGGTAAATCAATCAACGGAGGCTTTGGACTAGTACTAGACGGAAGCCATAGAGTTGATGAAATAATCAAATCAGCTATGCTTTGGGACGTAATGGGTGGAGTTGCTAGACGTTCATGGGCTAGAAATGAAAACTCAATCGAAACAAGTGCAAAATTCAATGAAAACTATGCTGGCTCAGGTCATATTACACTTCCATATGTGGCTGATGACAGCGCAGTAAAATCTGCTGTAGCAAAGATATTTGAAGGAAAATAA
- a CDS encoding M20/M25/M40 family metallo-hydrolase encodes MVKIDFEEIEKDVLDILKRYIAIPSYTNTKSERLVEQFLMSYCKTQPYYQANPDYYGLYKIENDPHNRRVFWNMVKGTGNETIVFIHHSDIVEIDDYGRFKSDAFNPEPLIGKLRQIKETFDEEIKTDLDSGDYIFGRGTADMKGGGAIQLALMKQYAKAENFKGNIVLIVVPDEENLSAGMRGGVKLLSTLKEIYGFDYKLMINSEPHRREDEAKGAFYEGSIGKLMSFVYVRGVLAHAGNVLDGFNPVNLMSEIVRRTEINMELADSLDDEVTVPPTWLYMKDSKSFYDVSLPLSMYGCLSVLTLSNTPKDILLKLEKICTDSFENVLETMKKNYEVYSRYQTKPMNYKVKVKDFYGIYTEAKNLYGESFEMAYKEKFSKLKTGFASGELTMLDANFELVDFVIGYIPSEPTVVYGLMPPYYPHVSNKLFENTDPKITALNNLINEFTVANFGEQYNKVNFFPGISDLSYTNVINADETKKALKDAMPLFETLYDVPIEDIKEIAMPCVNIGPWGKDLHKLTERVYKVDLLNRTPRLIDHVLQNILG; translated from the coding sequence ATTGAAAAGGATGTTTTAGACATATTAAAAAGATATATAGCTATTCCTAGCTATACAAATACCAAATCAGAGCGTCTAGTAGAGCAGTTTTTGATGAGCTATTGCAAAACTCAGCCTTATTATCAAGCTAATCCTGATTACTATGGACTTTATAAAATAGAGAACGATCCTCATAATAGAAGAGTTTTTTGGAATATGGTTAAAGGAACTGGCAATGAAACAATAGTATTCATCCATCACTCCGATATAGTAGAAATAGATGATTATGGTAGATTTAAATCAGATGCTTTTAATCCAGAGCCACTTATAGGAAAGCTTAGACAAATAAAAGAGACTTTTGATGAAGAAATAAAAACGGATCTTGATTCAGGCGATTACATTTTTGGAAGAGGAACTGCTGACATGAAAGGCGGAGGAGCTATTCAGCTCGCACTTATGAAGCAGTATGCCAAGGCAGAAAATTTTAAAGGAAATATAGTTCTAATCGTTGTACCAGATGAAGAAAATTTATCAGCTGGCATGAGAGGAGGAGTAAAGCTTTTAAGCACTTTAAAGGAAATCTATGGCTTTGATTATAAGCTTATGATAAATTCTGAACCTCATAGAAGAGAGGATGAAGCAAAGGGCGCTTTTTATGAAGGCTCGATAGGAAAGCTTATGAGCTTTGTCTATGTAAGAGGAGTGCTTGCCCATGCAGGTAATGTACTAGATGGCTTTAACCCAGTAAATCTAATGAGTGAAATAGTAAGAAGAACTGAGATTAATATGGAGCTAGCAGACAGTCTTGATGATGAGGTGACAGTGCCGCCTACTTGGCTATATATGAAAGATAGCAAGAGCTTTTATGATGTATCGCTTCCTCTTAGCATGTATGGATGCCTGAGCGTACTTACTCTTAGTAACACCCCTAAGGACATACTTCTAAAGCTAGAAAAAATATGCACAGATTCATTTGAGAATGTCCTCGAAACCATGAAGAAAAACTATGAGGTATATAGCAGGTATCAGACTAAGCCTATGAATTACAAGGTAAAGGTCAAGGATTTTTATGGCATATACACTGAAGCAAAGAACCTCTATGGAGAAAGCTTTGAAATGGCATATAAGGAAAAGTTCTCAAAACTAAAAACTGGCTTTGCCTCAGGAGAGCTTACTATGCTAGATGCGAATTTTGAGCTAGTGGATTTTGTAATAGGCTATATTCCAAGTGAGCCTACTGTAGTTTATGGACTTATGCCGCCTTATTATCCTCATGTTTCAAATAAATTATTTGAAAATACGGACCCTAAAATCACAGCTTTAAATAATTTAATTAACGAGTTTACGGTGGCGAATTTTGGAGAACAATACAATAAGGTTAATTTCTTTCCAGGAATTTCAGACCTGAGCTATACCAATGTTATAAATGCAGATGAAACGAAAAAGGCTCTAAAAGATGCTATGCCTTTGTTCGAGACTTTATATGATGTTCCTATAGAGGATATAAAGGAAATAGCTATGCCGTGCGTAAATATTGGACCATGGGGAAAAGACCTTCACAAGCTGACCGAGAGAGTATATAAAGTAGATTTATTAAATCGTACGCCTAGGCTCATAGACCATGTGCTTCAAAATATTCTAGGATAA